The following proteins come from a genomic window of Deltaproteobacteria bacterium:
- a CDS encoding SH3 domain-containing protein, with product MADDPTVQFPLRKPRECPTCGHTTQPNEIECSLCGTTLPSDFHSAPPPEKPLVSPAADSLPPATDDPTVAAPLPPRPSLNDEAPAKAVSSTPAASRRGRGRDATNAAVRPVTPPPPPPLRSVPPAPSLSESSSPPPPVQPSAPVPPVSPPSNALTKWGGLAAGALALFLVSFLIFRTFFSTPEKSELVPLDSETEPSAKNDLTRPRGEEVATGDSAKVSLPSPQPPPPPPVQVPQRLGLVTTAEQLLPIRIFGAEPKDELRGVDTARTQLNEISQRVRDIYTAELADKPQTLGSVILELTVASDGQIANAATHITGSIDGTLQQAIEEKAKVIRFAPIQGEEVKIFYPLLLSPERIDPATFVSQVKEVWPGRYKVLAATPVSVHAEANDNAQEVGTIKPGLFLSVVSSQADWLGVLSPKGKVGYVRRSAIFPRVENASGADAKG from the coding sequence ATGGCTGATGATCCGACCGTGCAGTTTCCGCTCCGGAAACCACGAGAATGTCCAACCTGTGGGCATACCACCCAGCCGAACGAGATTGAATGTAGCTTGTGTGGGACGACTTTGCCCAGCGATTTCCACTCAGCTCCACCACCTGAGAAGCCATTAGTGTCCCCTGCTGCGGACTCGCTTCCTCCGGCAACCGACGATCCCACGGTCGCGGCTCCGTTACCGCCACGCCCTTCGCTTAATGACGAGGCCCCTGCTAAAGCAGTTTCCTCTACTCCAGCTGCCTCACGTCGAGGGAGAGGCAGAGACGCGACCAATGCTGCTGTACGTCCGGTTACTCCACCACCACCGCCGCCGCTTCGCTCTGTTCCACCAGCACCTTCCTTATCTGAGTCGTCTTCGCCACCACCCCCCGTTCAACCTTCTGCTCCGGTGCCTCCAGTCTCTCCACCATCGAATGCGCTGACCAAATGGGGTGGGCTTGCCGCTGGAGCACTGGCACTTTTTTTGGTGAGTTTCTTGATCTTCAGAACGTTTTTTTCTACGCCGGAAAAATCAGAGCTAGTGCCCCTCGATTCGGAGACGGAACCGTCGGCGAAAAATGATCTCACTCGACCACGTGGAGAAGAAGTGGCAACAGGTGACTCCGCGAAAGTTTCATTACCGTCACCACAACCGCCCCCGCCTCCGCCAGTACAAGTTCCGCAACGTCTTGGCCTTGTGACCACGGCTGAGCAACTGCTGCCGATACGCATTTTTGGTGCTGAGCCGAAGGATGAATTACGTGGAGTCGACACTGCTCGCACGCAACTGAATGAGATCTCGCAAAGAGTTCGCGACATATATACCGCTGAGCTAGCAGACAAGCCGCAAACCCTCGGATCTGTCATTCTTGAACTGACGGTTGCCTCAGACGGACAAATTGCCAACGCCGCGACCCATATCACAGGAAGTATCGATGGTACTCTCCAGCAAGCGATTGAGGAGAAGGCCAAGGTAATCCGTTTTGCCCCGATACAAGGCGAAGAGGTCAAAATTTTCTATCCTCTATTGTTATCGCCAGAGAGGATTGATCCCGCGACGTTCGTTTCCCAAGTGAAGGAAGTCTGGCCAGGGCGTTACAAGGTGTTGGCTGCGACGCCAGTGTCCGTCCATGCTGAGGCGAATGACAACGCGCAAGAAGTTGGTACCATCAAGCCTGGCTTGTTTCTGTCTGTCGTCAGCTCACAAGCTGATTGGCTGGGAGTACTTTCTCCCAAAGGCAAAGTCGGATATGTGCGCCGCAGTGCGATCTTCCCCCGTGTGGAGAATGCCAGTGGCGCTGACGCAAAAGGGTAG
- a CDS encoding serine/threonine protein kinase has protein sequence MSMVFSNKYEVIDRLGQGGMGAVFKVRHTTLGTISALKVLSAHLMESPGMIERFYREARVMAQLNHANIVRVIDIDKDESRGLYYFVMEYVQGRVLKHYLHACGPLSVTEALEIGCQIARALVYAHRQTPPVIHRDIKPENIMIEEPSQRVVVLDFGIAKQLEAGSQFTIAGTPKYSAPEQFFGKPITGSADVYSLGLVLYEMITGKQFFAGLDSNAIFAQARDEHHEFHVKSLPSAPASLTAIVNRAIAKSPAKRYPSMLDFIKELDALRRSLLATVVADEGSTVILTPPSEVPPQPPIRKEEPVDVHVAEPLPSRQDHHYLSSLEVQEPEPSRLSPHKEPTPARVSKPATLDKPKTADALFLSDGKLNRPRFSPDAFRTIVATTGESHGVGDKKIDVFHLLISLTRGSYCAQFCQYLDNRSTKDVDASLKLLRARIRQVHRRPVVEEKLIVRELHRTDLTAALLSLLDAAASLAGAGMIEERHIFMALLGNVPVELRGMLQESGMTLPNLQRYRDKKGS, from the coding sequence ATGAGTATGGTCTTCTCCAATAAGTACGAAGTTATTGACCGTCTCGGTCAGGGAGGGATGGGAGCGGTCTTCAAAGTTCGCCACACAACCTTAGGTACGATTTCTGCGCTGAAAGTTTTGTCTGCTCATTTGATGGAGAGTCCGGGGATGATCGAGCGCTTCTATCGTGAAGCGCGAGTGATGGCGCAACTCAATCATGCCAATATCGTCCGGGTGATCGACATTGATAAAGATGAGAGTCGCGGCTTGTATTACTTTGTGATGGAGTACGTGCAAGGACGAGTGCTCAAACATTATTTGCACGCCTGTGGCCCATTATCGGTGACTGAGGCGCTCGAAATCGGTTGCCAGATTGCCCGCGCACTTGTCTATGCTCATCGGCAAACCCCGCCGGTGATCCACCGTGACATCAAGCCTGAAAATATTATGATCGAGGAACCGTCCCAACGAGTGGTGGTACTCGACTTTGGCATCGCCAAGCAATTAGAAGCCGGCAGTCAGTTTACTATCGCAGGGACACCGAAGTATTCTGCGCCTGAGCAGTTTTTTGGCAAACCTATCACAGGAAGTGCGGATGTCTATTCGCTTGGGCTGGTGCTGTATGAAATGATTACCGGTAAGCAATTTTTTGCCGGGTTGGATAGCAATGCGATCTTTGCTCAGGCACGAGATGAACACCATGAATTTCATGTGAAGTCTTTACCGTCAGCGCCAGCTTCCCTGACCGCCATAGTTAACCGCGCGATTGCGAAGTCACCAGCGAAGCGCTATCCCTCGATGCTCGATTTCATCAAAGAGCTTGATGCCCTGCGTCGCTCGCTGCTGGCGACGGTAGTAGCGGATGAGGGATCAACGGTTATCCTGACTCCACCGAGTGAGGTCCCGCCTCAACCACCCATAAGAAAGGAAGAGCCTGTCGACGTCCACGTTGCGGAACCGTTACCTTCCCGTCAGGATCACCACTATCTTTCGTCGCTTGAGGTGCAAGAGCCAGAACCCTCACGCCTCAGCCCACACAAAGAACCGACCCCTGCACGGGTGAGCAAACCCGCGACCCTCGATAAACCGAAGACCGCGGACGCGCTCTTTTTGTCGGACGGCAAACTCAATCGCCCGCGTTTTTCTCCTGATGCTTTTCGAACCATCGTGGCGACGACCGGTGAGAGTCATGGTGTTGGCGACAAAAAGATTGACGTGTTCCATCTCTTGATCAGTTTGACGCGTGGATCGTATTGCGCTCAGTTTTGTCAATATCTCGATAATCGGAGTACGAAAGACGTCGATGCGAGTCTCAAGCTTCTCCGTGCACGAATTCGGCAAGTTCATCGTCGGCCTGTGGTCGAAGAAAAGCTCATAGTGCGGGAATTACACCGTACCGATCTGACTGCGGCCCTGCTCTCCCTCCTCGACGCAGCAGCTTCTCTTGCTGGAGCAGGAATGATCGAAGAGCGGCATATTTTTATGGCCTTACTTGGGAACGTGCCAGTTGAGCTACGGGGAATGCTGCAAGAAAGTGGCATGACGCTGCCAAACCTGCAAAGATATAGGGATAAGAAAGGGTCATAG
- a CDS encoding FHA domain-containing protein, whose product MAMQRCRRGHYFDVAKSKVCPACGGEEGDPVPSPPKRQDEGRALSVPPTQAKGRANADREGNAPTVGVLHKQLGIDPVVGWLVCTDGAQRGRDYRLHSERNLIGRAPENDVCITGDETISRTAHAIISFEPRQRAFFLSAGESRGLVYLNREVIESAKKLEPYDVIELGQTRLVFVPFLFAWT is encoded by the coding sequence ATGGCGATGCAGCGCTGTCGGCGAGGTCACTATTTCGATGTCGCAAAATCCAAAGTATGTCCAGCGTGTGGGGGAGAAGAGGGCGACCCTGTTCCCTCACCGCCTAAGCGCCAGGATGAGGGACGGGCTCTTTCTGTTCCTCCGACCCAAGCAAAGGGACGCGCCAATGCTGACCGGGAAGGCAATGCACCAACTGTTGGTGTTCTCCATAAACAACTTGGTATCGACCCAGTGGTCGGCTGGCTCGTCTGTACTGATGGTGCCCAACGCGGGCGTGATTATCGTTTGCATAGTGAACGCAATCTGATCGGGCGTGCACCGGAGAATGATGTTTGTATTACCGGAGATGAAACGATCTCACGCACGGCCCATGCCATCATTTCCTTTGAGCCAAGACAACGGGCATTTTTCCTTTCAGCAGGAGAGAGCCGAGGCTTGGTGTATCTGAACAGGGAAGTGATTGAAAGCGCAAAGAAACTTGAACCGTACGATGTTATCGAATTGGGGCAGACGCGGCTTGTGTTCGTTCCTTTCCTTTTTGCCTGGACATAG
- a CDS encoding FHA domain-containing protein — protein MLGMLAAGTSLVLLLLLRRGQPAEKSKLSRPSKPTPPSIRPVPEGGPTVAKTTPDNLAPYFTVPASSKGAQKPVLRALEGHFQGSVVELTDEPLTIGRDPRNCQLVFPPNMTEIGRTHCILGFDKTVQAFLLEDCGSTNGTFLRAGERIVPGSAKRLQPGEQFYLSNPMTTFEVNIENN, from the coding sequence ATGCTGGGAATGCTAGCTGCTGGCACGTCGTTGGTGTTGCTGCTCTTGCTCCGCCGTGGGCAACCTGCAGAAAAAAGCAAACTCTCTCGCCCATCAAAGCCGACCCCGCCGTCGATTCGTCCTGTACCCGAGGGTGGGCCGACCGTGGCAAAGACAACGCCTGATAATCTTGCTCCTTATTTTACTGTCCCTGCCTCCTCAAAAGGTGCACAAAAGCCTGTGCTCCGCGCGCTTGAAGGCCATTTTCAAGGGAGTGTGGTAGAATTAACTGATGAGCCGCTCACTATCGGTCGGGATCCTCGTAACTGTCAGTTGGTATTCCCGCCCAATATGACGGAAATTGGTCGCACTCATTGCATTTTAGGCTTTGACAAAACCGTCCAGGCTTTTCTCTTGGAAGATTGTGGCTCTACGAATGGGACGTTCTTACGCGCAGGTGAGCGGATTGTCCCAGGCTCTGCCAAACGGTTACAACCTGGGGAACAGTTTTATTTGAGTAATCCGATGACCACGTTCGAAGTGAATATCGAGAATAACTGA